The proteins below come from a single Sorghum bicolor cultivar BTx623 chromosome 4, Sorghum_bicolor_NCBIv3, whole genome shotgun sequence genomic window:
- the LOC8084443 gene encoding DEAD-box ATP-dependent RNA helicase 48: protein MGGGPRTFPGGLSKWQYRRMHEKLARQKQRGLLRHEKQLYLARLRSEIRASRLPGAAAEAPPQGEGPTSSRAHIRALADRFRRPGAEDLWNEDDGPLRRAKRPPTGIASGVRHHHQQLDSGKPRGGPSWEDWEDLALGQPRPRKEPLDRGKGPTLAAFNPRREYLTVVAPWCPRWNPGPLRFVGPKRSYSVMTPCSVSWQPCVDLRPLVARGLTEVGNGRREAPLPLFNQERLYSVAARRFGRKWRPDSSDDDDEGTSAPKRNLRFGKFGASSEEDSEIDESGDTGAIRRRWSSAALRNCDMKKERRVLKYYEEESNDLAGRIRELREEIRNREVLGTERRRYESRGESLLTSKRFDECGVSPLTVKALTDAGYVHTTVVQEAALPICLEGKDVLVKAKTGTGKSAAFLLPAIESVLNAMKTNTNQRVSPIFVLVLCPTRELAIQLAAEANVLLKYHEGIGVQTLIGGTRFKLDQRRLESDPCQILVATPGRLLDHIENKSSFSVRLMRLKLLVLDEADHLLDLGFRKDIEKIVDSLPRQRQTLLFSATIPKEVRRVSQLVLKRDHVFVDTVGLGAVETPTKVQQSCLVVPHELHFHMVHHLLQEHIDREVDYKVIVFCTTAMVTEFMYIMLRDLKLNVREIHSRKPQLFRTRISEEFRGSNRLILVTSDVSTRGVNYPDVTLVIQVGVPPDREHYIHRLGRTGREGKSGKGILLLAPWEQYFLNEIGDLPIEKCPAPDIGQEMKQKVDDSIKIVDMSIKEAAYHAWLGYYNSIADIGRDKTMLADLANRFGASIGLEKPPAIYRKTALKMGLKDVPGIRIRK from the exons ATGGGGGGCGGACCGCGCACGTTCCCGGGAGGGCTGTCCAAGTGGCAGTACAGGAGGATGCACGAGAAGCTGGCGCGGCAGAAGCAGCGGGGGCTCCTCCGCCACGAGAAGCAGCTCTACCTCGCCCGCCTCCGCTCCGAGATCCGCGCCTCCCGCCTCCCGGGCGCCGCCGCGGAGGCTCCGCCGCAGGGAGAGGGGCCCACCTCGTCGCGCGCCCACATCCGCGCCCTCGCCGACCGCTTCCGCAGGCCCGGCGCCGAGGACCTCTGGAACGAGGACGACGGGCCCCTCCGCCGCGCCAAGCGGCCGCCGACTGGCATCGCGTCGGGTGTCCGGCACCACCACCAGCAGTTGGACTCGGGGAAGCCCCGCGGAGGACCGAGCTGGGAGGACTGGGAGGACCTAGCTCTGGGGCAGCCGAGGCCTCGGAAGGAGCCTTTAGACAGGGGAAAGGGGCCGACCTTGGCTGCGTTCAATCCGAGAAGAGAGTACCTAACGGTGGTGGCACCCTGGTGCCCACGTTGGAATCCGGGACCTCTCCGTTTTGTTGGTCCCAAGAGGTCTTACTCGGTGATGACTCCTTGCTCCGTGAGTTGGCAGCCGTGTGTCGACCTCAGGCCATTGGTTGCTAGGGGCCTTACTGAGGTTGGGAATGGAAGGAGGGAGGCACCATTGCCGCTGTTTAATCAGGAGAGGCTGTACTCAGTGGCTGCGAGGCGATTTGGCAGGAAATGGAGACCGGATTCgtcagatgatgatgatgagggtaCGTCTGCGCCCAAGAGGAATCTGAGATTTGGAAAGTTTGGGGCTTCGAGCGAAGAGGATTCAGAAATTGATGAGTCTGGGGACACAGGTGCCATTAGGAGAAGATGGAGCAGTGCTGCGCTCAGGAACTGTGATATGAAGAAGGAAAGGCGGGTGCTCAAGTATTACGAGGAGGAAAGTAATGATCTCGCAGGTAGAATCCGAGAGCTGCGAGAGGAGATCAGAAATAGGGAGGTTTTGGGTACTGAAAGGAGGCGTTACGAGTCCAGGGGTGAATCTCTGCTTACCAGTAAAAG ATTTGATGAGTGTGGTGTCTCCCCTCTGACAGTCAAAGCACTTACTGATGCTGGATATGTACATACAACTGTGGTGCAAGAGGCAGCTCTTCCTATTTGTCTTGAAG GTAAAGATGTTCTTGTCAAGGCCAAAACTGGAACCGGCAAAAGTGCAGCTTTTCTG CTTCCTGCAATTGAATCAGTCTTGAATGCTATGAAGACCAATACAAATCAGCGAGTATCTCCAATATTTGTTCTTGTCCTCTGCCCTACAAGAGAGCTTGCTATTCAGCTTGCAGCTGAAGCAAATGTCTTGTTGAAATACCATGAAGGAATTGGTGTTCAAACTCTTATTGGTGGCACTAGATTCAAGCTTGATCAGAGACGTTTAGAATCTGATCCATGCCAG ATTTTAGTTGCAACACCTGGTAGACTGCTGGATCACATTGAAAACAAATCATCATTCTCTGTCCGTTTGATGAGATTGAAATTGCTTGTGTTGGATGAAGCTGATCATTTGCTAGATTTGGGTTTCCGTAAAGATATAGAAAAGATCGTCGATAGCTTGCCACGTCAAAGACAAACACTGCTCTTCTCAGCTACTATTCCAAAAGAG GTTCGAAGAGTTTCACAGCTAGTATTAAAGAGGGATCACGTTTTTGTTGACACAGTGGGCCTTGGAGCTGTTGAAACCCCAACTAAG GTTCAGCAGTCATGTCTTGTGGTACCACATGAGCTGCATTTTCATATGGTTCATCACCTACTTCAAGAGCATATTGATCGTGAagttgattacaag GTTATTGTTTTCTGCACGACAGCCATGGTGACTGAATTTATGTATATCATGCTTCGAGATTTGAAGTTAAATGTCAGGGAAATTCACTCAAGAAAACCTCAGCTTTTTAGAACTCGCATATCTGAAGAGTTCCGGGGCTCTAATCGCTTAATTCTTGTAACATCAGATGTTTCTACTCGTGGGGTGAATTATCCAGATGTCACCCTTGTGATTCAG GTTGGTGTTCCTCCTGATAGAGAGCATTACATCCATCGGCTTGGAAGGACTGGAAGGGAAGGTAAATCTGGCAAAGGAATTCTTTTACTTGCACCATGGGAACAATATTTCCTGAATGAGATAGGTGATCTCCCGATTGAGAAGTGTCCAGCACCAGACATTGGTCAGGAGATGAAACAAAAG GTTGACGATTCAATAAAAATTGTTGACATGAGCATCAAAGAAGCAGCGTACCATGCCTGGCTTGGGTACTACAACTCAATTGCTGACATAGGTAGAGATAAAACCATGCTTGCCGACTTAGCAAATCGATTTGGTGCCTCGATCGGCTTGGAGAAACCTCCAGCGATATATCGGAAGACCGCACTGAAGATGGGGCTGAAGGATGTCCCTGGGATTCGAATAAGGAAATGA
- the LOC8055340 gene encoding remorin isoform X7 — MESKEEAMMMVAAPAAGAGEAKTDAAVLAKEKLEKKKAEYAEKMRNQAAGIHKAAEEKRASVEATRREAILKYEDMAVYIHPYIHTPTTTYIAFVPQKSLAIAFLCALLGRYCLLKGIACNAYPLCALCSMVYYM, encoded by the exons ATGGAGTCCAAGGAGGAGGCGATGATGATGGTGGCAGCGCCGGCGGCCGGTGCCGGAGAAGCCAAGA CAGATGCTGCCGTGCTTGCAAAG GAGAAGctggagaagaagaaggcggAGTACGCAGAGAAGATGAGGAACCAAGCGGCAGGCATCCACAAGGCCGCGGAAGAGAAGCGCGCGTCGGTGGAGGCGACGCGACGCGAGGCCATCCTCAAGTACGAGGACATGGCGGTCTACATCCATCCATACATACATACTCCTACTACTACATATATTGCTTTCGTCCCTCAAAAATCTTTGGCTATTGCTTTCTTGTGTGCTCTGCTGGGTAGGTATTGTTTGCTCAAGGGAATTGCTTGTAATGCATATCCGTTGTGTGCTCTGTGCAGTATGGTGTATtatatgtaa
- the LOC8055340 gene encoding uncharacterized protein LOC8055340 isoform X2, which translates to MESKEEAMMMVAAPAAGAGEAKNGPPVAVDKAGAAPADRDAAVLAKVEMDRKLSMIKAWEESEKSKAQNNAGPRRRCCRPSWRGRRRRRRQWKRSCEPERGEAGEEEGGVRREDEEPSGRHPQGRGREARVGGGDATRGHPQVRGHGGLHPSIHTYSYYYIYCFRPSKIFGYCFLVCSAG; encoded by the exons ATGGAGTCCAAGGAGGAGGCGATGATGATGGTGGCAGCGCCGGCGGCCGGTGCCGGAGAAGCCAAGA ATGGTCCGCCGGTGGCAGTCGACAAAGCTGGAGCTGCCCCGGCTGACAGAG ATGCTGCCGTGCTTGCAAAGGTGGAGATGGACAGGAAGCTGTCTATGATCAAGGCGTGGGAGGAGAGCGAGAAGAGCAAAGCCCAAAACAA CGCAGGGCCGAGAAGAAGATGCTGTCGGCCATCATGGCGTGGGAGAAGACGAAGAAGGCGGCAGTGGAAGCGAAGCTGCGAACCCGAGAGAG GAGAAGctggagaagaagaaggcggAGTACGCAGAGAAGATGAGGAACCAAGCGGCAGGCATCCACAAGGCCGCGGAAGAGAAGCGCGCGTCGGTGGAGGCGACGCGACGCGAGGCCATCCTCAAGTACGAGGACATGGCGGTCTACATCCATCCATACATACATACTCCTACTACTACATATATTGCTTTCGTCCCTCAAAAATCTTTGGCTATTGCTTTCTTGTGTGCTCTGCTGGGTAG
- the LOC8055340 gene encoding remorin isoform X8, whose amino-acid sequence MESKEEAMMMVAAPAAGAGEAKNAAVLAKEKLEKKKAEYAEKMRNQAAGIHKAAEEKRASVEATRREAILKYEDMAVYIHPYIHTPTTTYIAFVPQKSLAIAFLCALLGRYCLLKGIACNAYPLCALCSMVYYM is encoded by the exons ATGGAGTCCAAGGAGGAGGCGATGATGATGGTGGCAGCGCCGGCGGCCGGTGCCGGAGAAGCCAAGA ATGCTGCCGTGCTTGCAAAG GAGAAGctggagaagaagaaggcggAGTACGCAGAGAAGATGAGGAACCAAGCGGCAGGCATCCACAAGGCCGCGGAAGAGAAGCGCGCGTCGGTGGAGGCGACGCGACGCGAGGCCATCCTCAAGTACGAGGACATGGCGGTCTACATCCATCCATACATACATACTCCTACTACTACATATATTGCTTTCGTCCCTCAAAAATCTTTGGCTATTGCTTTCTTGTGTGCTCTGCTGGGTAGGTATTGTTTGCTCAAGGGAATTGCTTGTAATGCATATCCGTTGTGTGCTCTGTGCAGTATGGTGTATtatatgtaa
- the LOC8055340 gene encoding uncharacterized protein LOC8055340 isoform X1: MESKEEAMMMVAAPAAGAGEAKNGPPVAVDKAGAAPADRADAAVLAKVEMDRKLSMIKAWEESEKSKAQNNAGPRRRCCRPSWRGRRRRRRQWKRSCEPERGEAGEEEGGVRREDEEPSGRHPQGRGREARVGGGDATRGHPQVRGHGGLHPSIHTYSYYYIYCFRPSKIFGYCFLVCSAG, from the exons ATGGAGTCCAAGGAGGAGGCGATGATGATGGTGGCAGCGCCGGCGGCCGGTGCCGGAGAAGCCAAGA ATGGTCCGCCGGTGGCAGTCGACAAAGCTGGAGCTGCCCCGGCTGACAGAG CAGATGCTGCCGTGCTTGCAAAGGTGGAGATGGACAGGAAGCTGTCTATGATCAAGGCGTGGGAGGAGAGCGAGAAGAGCAAAGCCCAAAACAA CGCAGGGCCGAGAAGAAGATGCTGTCGGCCATCATGGCGTGGGAGAAGACGAAGAAGGCGGCAGTGGAAGCGAAGCTGCGAACCCGAGAGAG GAGAAGctggagaagaagaaggcggAGTACGCAGAGAAGATGAGGAACCAAGCGGCAGGCATCCACAAGGCCGCGGAAGAGAAGCGCGCGTCGGTGGAGGCGACGCGACGCGAGGCCATCCTCAAGTACGAGGACATGGCGGTCTACATCCATCCATACATACATACTCCTACTACTACATATATTGCTTTCGTCCCTCAAAAATCTTTGGCTATTGCTTTCTTGTGTGCTCTGCTGGGTAG
- the LOC8055340 gene encoding uncharacterized protein LOC8055340 isoform X4 gives MESKEEAMMMVAAPAAGAGEAKNAAVLAKVEMDRKLSMIKAWEESEKSKAQNNAGPRRRCCRPSWRGRRRRRRQWKRSCEPERGEAGEEEGGVRREDEEPSGRHPQGRGREARVGGGDATRGHPQVRGHGGLHPSIHTYSYYYIYCFRPSKIFGYCFLVCSAG, from the exons ATGGAGTCCAAGGAGGAGGCGATGATGATGGTGGCAGCGCCGGCGGCCGGTGCCGGAGAAGCCAAGA ATGCTGCCGTGCTTGCAAAGGTGGAGATGGACAGGAAGCTGTCTATGATCAAGGCGTGGGAGGAGAGCGAGAAGAGCAAAGCCCAAAACAA CGCAGGGCCGAGAAGAAGATGCTGTCGGCCATCATGGCGTGGGAGAAGACGAAGAAGGCGGCAGTGGAAGCGAAGCTGCGAACCCGAGAGAG GAGAAGctggagaagaagaaggcggAGTACGCAGAGAAGATGAGGAACCAAGCGGCAGGCATCCACAAGGCCGCGGAAGAGAAGCGCGCGTCGGTGGAGGCGACGCGACGCGAGGCCATCCTCAAGTACGAGGACATGGCGGTCTACATCCATCCATACATACATACTCCTACTACTACATATATTGCTTTCGTCCCTCAAAAATCTTTGGCTATTGCTTTCTTGTGTGCTCTGCTGGGTAG
- the LOC8055340 gene encoding uncharacterized protein LOC8055340 isoform X5, whose protein sequence is MESKEEAMMMVAAPAAGAGEAKNGPPVAVDKAGAAPADRADAAVLAKEKLEKKKAEYAEKMRNQAAGIHKAAEEKRASVEATRREAILKYEDMAVYIHPYIHTPTTTYIAFVPQKSLAIAFLCALLGRYCLLKGIACNAYPLCALCSMVYYM, encoded by the exons ATGGAGTCCAAGGAGGAGGCGATGATGATGGTGGCAGCGCCGGCGGCCGGTGCCGGAGAAGCCAAGA ATGGTCCGCCGGTGGCAGTCGACAAAGCTGGAGCTGCCCCGGCTGACAGAG CAGATGCTGCCGTGCTTGCAAAG GAGAAGctggagaagaagaaggcggAGTACGCAGAGAAGATGAGGAACCAAGCGGCAGGCATCCACAAGGCCGCGGAAGAGAAGCGCGCGTCGGTGGAGGCGACGCGACGCGAGGCCATCCTCAAGTACGAGGACATGGCGGTCTACATCCATCCATACATACATACTCCTACTACTACATATATTGCTTTCGTCCCTCAAAAATCTTTGGCTATTGCTTTCTTGTGTGCTCTGCTGGGTAGGTATTGTTTGCTCAAGGGAATTGCTTGTAATGCATATCCGTTGTGTGCTCTGTGCAGTATGGTGTATtatatgtaa
- the LOC8055340 gene encoding remorin isoform X10, which yields MESKEEAMMMVAAPAAGAGEAKNGPPVAVDKAGAAPADRDAAVLAKVEMDRKLSMIKAWEESEKSKAQNKAEKKMLSAIMAWEKTKKAAVEAKLRTRERRSWRRRRRSTQRR from the exons ATGGAGTCCAAGGAGGAGGCGATGATGATGGTGGCAGCGCCGGCGGCCGGTGCCGGAGAAGCCAAGA ATGGTCCGCCGGTGGCAGTCGACAAAGCTGGAGCTGCCCCGGCTGACAGAG ATGCTGCCGTGCTTGCAAAGGTGGAGATGGACAGGAAGCTGTCTATGATCAAGGCGTGGGAGGAGAGCGAGAAGAGCAAAGCCCAAAACAA GGCCGAGAAGAAGATGCTGTCGGCCATCATGGCGTGGGAGAAGACGAAGAAGGCGGCAGTGGAAGCGAAGCTGCGAACCCGAGAGAG GAGAAGctggagaagaagaaggcggAGTACGCAGAGAAGATGA
- the LOC8055341 gene encoding V-type proton ATPase subunit F, with product MAGRANIPTNNSALIAIIADEDTVTGFLLAGVGNVDLRKKTNYLIVDNKTTVKQIEDAFKEFTAREDIAIVLISQYVANMIRFLVDGYNKPVPAILEIPSKDHPYDPAHDSVLSRVKYLFSAESVASDRR from the exons ATGGCGGGGAGAGCCAACATCCCGACCAACAACTCTGCGCTAATCGCCATCATCGCCGACGAG GACACGGTTACTGGCTTTTTGTTGGCTGGAGTTGGCAATGTGGATCTGAGAAAGAAAACAAATTATCTTATTGTTGATAACA AAACAACAGTTAAACAAATTGAAGATGCATTTAAGGAGTTCACCGCCAGAGAGGACATTGCGATTGTACTCATCAGCCAATAT GTTGCAAACATGATAAGGTTCTTGGTAGATGGCTACAACAAACCTGTTCCTGCTATACTGGAGATCCCGTCCAAGGACCATCCATATGATCCAGCGCATGATTCGGTTCTTTCTCGCGTGAAGTATCTATTTTCTGCTGAATCAGTGGCCTCAGATAGGCGATAA
- the LOC8055340 gene encoding remorin isoform X6, which produces MESKEEAMMMVAAPAAGAGEAKNGPPVAVDKAGAAPADRDAAVLAKEKLEKKKAEYAEKMRNQAAGIHKAAEEKRASVEATRREAILKYEDMAVYIHPYIHTPTTTYIAFVPQKSLAIAFLCALLGRYCLLKGIACNAYPLCALCSMVYYM; this is translated from the exons ATGGAGTCCAAGGAGGAGGCGATGATGATGGTGGCAGCGCCGGCGGCCGGTGCCGGAGAAGCCAAGA ATGGTCCGCCGGTGGCAGTCGACAAAGCTGGAGCTGCCCCGGCTGACAGAG ATGCTGCCGTGCTTGCAAAG GAGAAGctggagaagaagaaggcggAGTACGCAGAGAAGATGAGGAACCAAGCGGCAGGCATCCACAAGGCCGCGGAAGAGAAGCGCGCGTCGGTGGAGGCGACGCGACGCGAGGCCATCCTCAAGTACGAGGACATGGCGGTCTACATCCATCCATACATACATACTCCTACTACTACATATATTGCTTTCGTCCCTCAAAAATCTTTGGCTATTGCTTTCTTGTGTGCTCTGCTGGGTAGGTATTGTTTGCTCAAGGGAATTGCTTGTAATGCATATCCGTTGTGTGCTCTGTGCAGTATGGTGTATtatatgtaa
- the LOC8055340 gene encoding remorin isoform X11, whose amino-acid sequence MESKEEAMMMVAAPAAGAGEAKNGPPVAVDKAGAAPADRADAAVLAKVEMDRKLSMIKAWEESEKSKAQNKRSWRRRRRSTQRR is encoded by the exons ATGGAGTCCAAGGAGGAGGCGATGATGATGGTGGCAGCGCCGGCGGCCGGTGCCGGAGAAGCCAAGA ATGGTCCGCCGGTGGCAGTCGACAAAGCTGGAGCTGCCCCGGCTGACAGAG CAGATGCTGCCGTGCTTGCAAAGGTGGAGATGGACAGGAAGCTGTCTATGATCAAGGCGTGGGAGGAGAGCGAGAAGAGCAAAGCCCAAAACAA GAGAAGctggagaagaagaaggcggAGTACGCAGAGAAGATGA
- the LOC8055340 gene encoding uncharacterized protein LOC8055340 isoform X3: MESKEEAMMMVAAPAAGAGEAKTDAAVLAKVEMDRKLSMIKAWEESEKSKAQNNAGPRRRCCRPSWRGRRRRRRQWKRSCEPERGEAGEEEGGVRREDEEPSGRHPQGRGREARVGGGDATRGHPQVRGHGGLHPSIHTYSYYYIYCFRPSKIFGYCFLVCSAG, from the exons ATGGAGTCCAAGGAGGAGGCGATGATGATGGTGGCAGCGCCGGCGGCCGGTGCCGGAGAAGCCAAGA CAGATGCTGCCGTGCTTGCAAAGGTGGAGATGGACAGGAAGCTGTCTATGATCAAGGCGTGGGAGGAGAGCGAGAAGAGCAAAGCCCAAAACAA CGCAGGGCCGAGAAGAAGATGCTGTCGGCCATCATGGCGTGGGAGAAGACGAAGAAGGCGGCAGTGGAAGCGAAGCTGCGAACCCGAGAGAG GAGAAGctggagaagaagaaggcggAGTACGCAGAGAAGATGAGGAACCAAGCGGCAGGCATCCACAAGGCCGCGGAAGAGAAGCGCGCGTCGGTGGAGGCGACGCGACGCGAGGCCATCCTCAAGTACGAGGACATGGCGGTCTACATCCATCCATACATACATACTCCTACTACTACATATATTGCTTTCGTCCCTCAAAAATCTTTGGCTATTGCTTTCTTGTGTGCTCTGCTGGGTAG
- the LOC8055340 gene encoding remorin isoform X9 produces MESKEEAMMMVAAPAAGAGEAKNGPPVAVDKAGAAPADRADAAVLAKVEMDRKLSMIKAWEESEKSKAQNKAEKKMLSAIMAWEKTKKAAVEAKLRTRERRSWRRRRRSTQRR; encoded by the exons ATGGAGTCCAAGGAGGAGGCGATGATGATGGTGGCAGCGCCGGCGGCCGGTGCCGGAGAAGCCAAGA ATGGTCCGCCGGTGGCAGTCGACAAAGCTGGAGCTGCCCCGGCTGACAGAG CAGATGCTGCCGTGCTTGCAAAGGTGGAGATGGACAGGAAGCTGTCTATGATCAAGGCGTGGGAGGAGAGCGAGAAGAGCAAAGCCCAAAACAA GGCCGAGAAGAAGATGCTGTCGGCCATCATGGCGTGGGAGAAGACGAAGAAGGCGGCAGTGGAAGCGAAGCTGCGAACCCGAGAGAG GAGAAGctggagaagaagaaggcggAGTACGCAGAGAAGATGA